One window of the Rufibacter radiotolerans genome contains the following:
- a CDS encoding non-canonical purine NTP diphosphatase has protein sequence MKICFASNNAHKIQEIQQLLGDPFELISLEDIGCHEELKEEQDTLEGNALQKASYVWEKYQVLCFADDTGLEVEALDNEPGVYSARYAGPARDNQANMQKVLDKLKGQASRKARFRTCIALILEEGEQHLFNGVVEGHIIEEPRGDKGFSYDPIFVPEGHDRTFAQMSSQEKNEISHRGRAVQQLVSFLHHRYVQTGT, from the coding sequence ATGAAAATCTGCTTCGCCTCTAACAACGCCCATAAAATACAGGAGATCCAGCAATTGCTGGGAGACCCGTTTGAACTCATCAGCCTGGAGGACATTGGGTGCCACGAGGAACTGAAAGAAGAACAGGACACCCTGGAAGGCAACGCGCTCCAGAAGGCCTCCTATGTCTGGGAAAAGTACCAGGTGCTTTGCTTTGCAGATGACACCGGGCTGGAGGTAGAGGCCCTTGACAATGAGCCAGGTGTGTATTCAGCGCGCTACGCCGGCCCGGCCCGTGACAACCAGGCCAATATGCAAAAAGTTTTAGACAAACTGAAAGGCCAGGCCAGCCGCAAGGCCCGGTTCAGGACCTGTATTGCGCTTATTCTGGAGGAGGGCGAGCAGCACCTGTTCAACGGCGTGGTGGAAGGGCACATCATAGAAGAACCACGCGGCGACAAAGGCTTCAGTTACGACCCTATTTTTGTACCGGAGGGCCATGACCGCACCTTTGCCCAGATGAGCAGCCAGGAGAAAAACGAAATCAGCCACCGGGGCCGGGCCGTGCAGCAACTGGTCTCTTTTCTGCACCACCGGTACGTGCAAACCGGCACCTGA
- a CDS encoding peptidylprolyl isomerase: protein MKRQLLLVMLLALCSTVGFGQKKSKKDYLVTISTPQGDMRLVLFEDTPKHRENFLKLTKQKYYDGTTFHRIIDGFMIQGGDPNTKDSDPANDGTGSPDYTIPAEILPNHQHTYGAVAAARMGDNMNPQKASSGSQFYLVENQEGVPFLDKNYTVYGQVIDGLAVINKIAEQPKDYRDRPTTDIKMKVTAKKMSKKKITKLYGYRYE from the coding sequence ATGAAAAGACAATTGTTGCTAGTCATGCTGCTGGCTTTGTGCAGTACCGTGGGCTTCGGCCAGAAGAAAAGCAAGAAAGATTACCTGGTCACCATCTCCACGCCCCAGGGCGATATGCGCCTGGTCTTGTTTGAAGACACGCCTAAACACCGCGAGAACTTCCTGAAGCTCACCAAGCAGAAGTACTATGACGGCACCACTTTCCACCGGATAATTGACGGGTTCATGATCCAGGGCGGCGACCCCAATACCAAAGATTCTGACCCTGCCAACGACGGCACCGGCAGCCCGGACTATACCATTCCAGCCGAGATCCTGCCTAACCACCAACACACCTATGGGGCTGTAGCGGCTGCCCGCATGGGCGATAACATGAACCCCCAGAAGGCGTCCAGCGGGTCCCAGTTCTACCTGGTGGAAAACCAGGAAGGCGTGCCGTTCCTGGATAAGAACTACACGGTCTATGGGCAGGTGATTGATGGTTTGGCGGTGATTAATAAAATTGCCGAGCAACCCAAAGACTACCGCGACCGCCCTACCACTGACATTAAAATGAAGGTGACCGCCAAGAAGATGAGCAAAAAGAAGATCACCAAACTTTACGGCTACCGCTACGAATAA
- a CDS encoding MlaE family ABC transporter permease: MKFINDDERPVRRSRGQAISNKVSRFFVQLYDIASFIGRFFREVFMPPYEFKEIIRQCFEIGVKSLPLISLTGFIIGIVFMNQSRPSLAEFGATSWLPSLVSLAIVRALAPLVTALIGAGRIGSMIGAELGSMKVTEQIEAMEVSATNPFKFLVVSRVLATTLMIPSLMMYTMLVALLGAFLNVNANEGTSFVTYFTQVFDAITFLDIFSSVIKSAFFGFTIGVVGCYKGYHSSKGTEGVGKAANSSVVTAMFLVFIEELLSLQIITALR; the protein is encoded by the coding sequence ATGAAGTTTATTAATGATGACGAAAGGCCGGTAAGAAGGAGCCGCGGACAGGCTATCTCCAATAAAGTGAGCCGGTTTTTCGTGCAGCTGTACGATATCGCCTCGTTTATCGGTCGGTTTTTCAGGGAGGTGTTCATGCCCCCGTATGAGTTCAAGGAGATCATACGGCAGTGTTTTGAGATAGGCGTGAAGTCTTTGCCGCTCATTTCCTTGACGGGCTTTATCATTGGTATTGTGTTCATGAACCAGTCCCGGCCCTCGCTGGCCGAGTTTGGGGCCACCTCCTGGCTGCCGTCTTTGGTGTCACTAGCCATTGTGCGCGCTCTGGCCCCCTTGGTGACGGCCTTGATTGGCGCCGGCCGCATTGGCTCCATGATTGGCGCTGAGCTGGGGTCTATGAAGGTAACGGAGCAGATTGAGGCCATGGAAGTATCTGCCACCAACCCGTTCAAGTTTCTGGTAGTAAGCCGGGTGCTGGCCACTACGCTGATGATCCCTTCGCTCATGATGTACACCATGCTGGTGGCGTTGCTGGGCGCGTTTTTGAACGTGAACGCCAATGAGGGCACCAGCTTTGTGACCTATTTCACGCAGGTGTTTGACGCCATTACCTTCCTTGATATTTTCTCTTCGGTCATTAAATCTGCTTTTTTTGGGTTTACCATTGGGGTAGTGGGCTGTTATAAAGGCTACCACTCCTCTAAAGGCACCGAAGGGGTGGGCAAGGCCGCCAACTCTTCGGTGGTAACCGCTATGTTCCTGGTGTTTATTGAAGAGCTGCTGTCATTGCAGATCATCACGGCATTGCGTTAA
- a CDS encoding phosphoribosyltransferase family protein, translating to MVLTKENLILTHQQILQKIKRMAFEIYEQNFEETQLVLAGIQENGYFLAQALAQELREISPIDIQLTSVRLHKTQPLTHPIEIEPALPPLSNTAVVLVDDVLNTGKTLAYTLRAFLEKDCKKLEIATLINRHHTAYPIAATYTGYSLATTLREHIRVVKTDSIWQAHLL from the coding sequence ATGGTCCTAACAAAAGAGAACCTTATCCTTACGCACCAGCAGATCCTGCAGAAAATCAAGCGCATGGCGTTTGAAATCTATGAGCAGAACTTTGAGGAAACCCAACTGGTGCTGGCCGGCATTCAGGAGAATGGCTACTTTCTGGCCCAGGCCCTGGCGCAGGAACTACGGGAGATCTCGCCCATTGACATTCAGTTAACGTCTGTGCGGCTGCACAAAACCCAGCCCCTCACCCACCCCATTGAGATTGAACCCGCCCTGCCGCCGCTCTCCAATACGGCGGTGGTGCTGGTAGATGATGTACTGAACACCGGTAAGACCCTGGCCTACACGCTCAGGGCGTTCCTGGAGAAAGACTGCAAGAAGCTGGAGATTGCCACGCTCATTAACCGCCACCATACCGCTTATCCCATTGCCGCCACCTACACCGGGTACTCTCTGGCCACTACCCTGCGCGAGCACATACGGGTGGTAAAGACAGACAGCATCTGGCAGGCCCATCTGCTGTAA
- a CDS encoding DNA polymerase III subunit codes for MFFSQIYGHQETKQLLLNSVASQHVAHAQLFLGNEGGANLALALAYAQYLNCEDPKPDDSCGVCSSCTKISKRIHPDLNFVMPVTKTKDQSEALSKHFVKQWRSFLDESPFQTLNGWMQYIGADNKQGNIAKEESRELIRLTSLKAFEAKYKVIIIWLPELLHATAANALLKLLEEPPAATVFLLVSNASDKILPTILSRTQLVKVRSFTDEEVIQYLTEQQGIEKERAYQVTQLAEGNLQAARVLSQEMTSDYFTFFLSWMRLCYNHKFDGVLEQSEDFQKLGRENQKNFLQFALGLLRKVLLYGVDQQLITFLPAPELDFVQKFAKLIHQGNGAQLTHELNEAHYHIERNAHPKITFLNTSIQIAQLIRPVS; via the coding sequence GTGTTCTTTTCTCAGATTTACGGCCACCAGGAAACCAAGCAGCTGCTGTTGAACTCGGTTGCCTCGCAGCACGTGGCCCACGCGCAATTATTCCTTGGGAACGAGGGTGGGGCCAACCTGGCGCTGGCGCTGGCCTATGCGCAGTACCTGAACTGCGAGGACCCCAAACCCGATGATTCCTGCGGCGTGTGTTCCAGCTGCACCAAGATCAGCAAGCGCATCCACCCGGACTTAAACTTTGTGATGCCGGTCACTAAAACCAAGGACCAGAGCGAGGCCCTGAGCAAGCATTTTGTAAAGCAATGGCGTTCGTTCCTAGACGAAAGCCCCTTCCAGACGCTCAACGGCTGGATGCAGTACATTGGCGCTGATAACAAGCAGGGCAACATAGCCAAAGAGGAAAGCCGCGAACTCATCCGGCTCACCTCACTCAAAGCCTTTGAGGCCAAATACAAGGTCATCATCATCTGGTTACCCGAGCTGTTGCACGCCACGGCGGCCAATGCGCTTTTAAAGCTGCTGGAAGAACCGCCGGCGGCTACGGTGTTCCTGCTGGTGAGCAACGCCTCAGACAAGATTCTGCCTACTATTCTTTCCCGTACCCAGCTGGTGAAAGTGCGGTCCTTCACGGATGAGGAGGTGATCCAGTACCTCACCGAGCAGCAGGGCATAGAAAAGGAGCGGGCCTACCAGGTGACGCAATTAGCGGAAGGCAACCTGCAGGCCGCCCGCGTGCTGAGCCAGGAAATGACCTCTGACTATTTCACCTTCTTCCTGTCCTGGATGCGCCTGTGCTATAACCACAAGTTTGACGGCGTGCTGGAACAGAGCGAAGACTTCCAGAAGCTGGGCCGCGAGAACCAGAAAAACTTTTTGCAGTTTGCGCTGGGGCTGCTTCGCAAGGTGTTGCTGTACGGCGTGGACCAGCAGCTCATTACGTTTCTCCCTGCCCCGGAGCTGGACTTTGTGCAGAAGTTCGCCAAGCTCATTCACCAGGGCAACGGCGCGCAGCTCACCCATGAATTAAATGAGGCGCATTACCACATTGAGCGGAATGCCCACCCCAAAATCACGTTTTTAAATACCTCTATCCAGATAGCCCAACTCATTCGGCCGGTTTCTTAA
- a CDS encoding type B 50S ribosomal protein L31, which translates to MKKDIHPEYREVVFQDTSSDFKFVTRSTMNSNETITMEDGKTYPVVKVEVSSASHPFYTGKNLFVDTAGRIDKFKQRYKK; encoded by the coding sequence ATGAAAAAGGACATCCATCCTGAATACAGAGAAGTAGTTTTCCAAGACACTTCCAGCGATTTTAAATTCGTGACCCGCTCTACCATGAACTCTAACGAGACCATCACCATGGAAGACGGCAAAACCTACCCTGTTGTGAAGGTAGAGGTTTCTTCTGCTTCACACCCTTTCTACACAGGTAAAAACCTGTTTGTGGATACTGCCGGACGTATTGACAAGTTCAAACAGCGTTACAAGAAATAA
- a CDS encoding uridine kinase family protein, with protein sequence MHQKPFIVGITGGSASGKTTFLSRLLASYAPEDICLVSQDNYYLDRDKQHRDDKGIHNFDLPTSFDSEAYAQDILRLSQGETVHRKEYTFNNPNVVPRQLEFKPAPIVVVEGIFVFYFEAVAKLLDLKVYIDAKEYIKLQRRIIRDKVERGYDLDDVLYRYINHVAPTYEKYIKPFKYDADVIIPNNNNFDTGLEVLVTYLNSKTGK encoded by the coding sequence ATGCATCAAAAGCCATTTATTGTAGGAATTACGGGAGGGAGCGCTTCAGGGAAAACCACATTCCTAAGCAGACTACTGGCTTCGTATGCACCCGAGGACATCTGCCTCGTATCTCAAGACAACTATTACCTGGACCGCGACAAGCAGCACCGTGACGACAAAGGCATTCACAACTTTGACCTGCCCACCTCTTTTGACAGTGAGGCCTACGCCCAGGACATTCTGCGCCTAAGCCAGGGCGAAACCGTTCACCGCAAAGAATACACCTTCAACAACCCCAACGTGGTGCCGCGCCAGCTGGAGTTCAAACCGGCGCCTATTGTGGTGGTGGAAGGAATCTTCGTGTTCTACTTTGAGGCCGTGGCCAAGCTCCTGGACCTGAAAGTGTACATTGATGCCAAGGAGTACATTAAGCTGCAGCGCCGAATCATCAGAGACAAGGTAGAACGCGGCTATGACCTGGATGACGTGCTGTACCGCTACATTAACCACGTGGCCCCTACCTATGAAAAGTACATCAAACCGTTTAAGTATGATGCTGATGTGATTATCCCTAATAACAATAACTTTGACACCGGGTTAGAGGTGCTGGTTACGTATCTCAATTCCAAAACCGGAAAATAA
- a CDS encoding MlaD family protein, translated as MSATDNKRAVIVGVFVLLALVILIAGIFVLGGQQKRFTDTIQVSAVFDDVTGLKTGNHVIFSGVRVGVVKKIAFNGPSNVSITMDITEESQKYIHNDVKAKIGSESLIGNKTIVLYGGTPEAPVVQNGDLIATETQLSTEDMMQTLQENNKNLLAITTSFKGLSANLAKGEGLAGKLLTDETLAQNFNAILENLQRTSATTMRVSQSLAQFSNKLNTNGGLVDEMLTDTATFKKIQATATQLEAVMAATADLTQKLNSTSDKLNSNNNALGVLLNDEKFALDMQLTMQNLEASTDKLDANMESLQHSILLNGFFRRRAKREAKQKEREQQRLDRLNKLELNQDKKSKSTVPVTVPKDTTRVRDTLQNKQ; from the coding sequence ATGAGTGCAACAGATAATAAGCGTGCCGTTATAGTAGGAGTCTTTGTGCTGCTGGCGCTGGTGATCCTGATAGCCGGTATTTTTGTGCTAGGTGGCCAGCAAAAGCGCTTCACAGATACCATTCAGGTGTCGGCGGTGTTTGATGACGTGACCGGCCTCAAAACTGGAAATCACGTGATCTTCTCCGGCGTGCGGGTAGGGGTAGTGAAGAAGATTGCCTTCAACGGCCCTTCTAACGTGTCCATCACCATGGACATTACAGAGGAGTCACAGAAGTACATCCATAATGACGTGAAAGCCAAGATTGGCTCAGAGAGTTTGATAGGCAATAAGACCATTGTGCTGTACGGCGGTACCCCTGAGGCGCCGGTGGTGCAGAACGGAGACCTCATTGCCACTGAGACCCAACTCAGCACCGAGGACATGATGCAGACCCTGCAGGAAAATAACAAGAACCTGCTGGCCATCACCACCAGTTTCAAAGGCCTGAGCGCGAACCTTGCCAAAGGCGAGGGCCTGGCCGGCAAATTGCTCACCGATGAGACCCTGGCCCAGAACTTCAACGCCATCCTGGAAAACCTGCAGCGCACCTCAGCCACCACCATGCGGGTTTCCCAATCGCTGGCCCAGTTTTCTAACAAACTGAACACCAATGGCGGGTTGGTAGACGAGATGCTCACAGACACCGCCACCTTTAAAAAGATACAGGCCACGGCAACGCAGCTGGAGGCGGTCATGGCCGCTACCGCAGACCTCACCCAAAAACTCAACAGCACCTCAGACAAGCTCAACAGTAACAATAACGCGTTGGGGGTACTGTTGAATGATGAGAAATTTGCCCTGGATATGCAGTTGACCATGCAGAACCTGGAGGCCAGCACCGACAAGCTGGACGCCAACATGGAAAGCCTGCAGCACAGCATCCTGTTGAACGGCTTCTTCCGGAGAAGGGCCAAGCGGGAGGCCAAGCAGAAAGAGCGGGAACAGCAGCGCTTAGACAGACTGAATAAGCTGGAGCTTAACCAGGACAAGAAAAGCAAGTCTACCGTACCGGTGACCGTGCCTAAAGACACCACGCGGGTAAGAGACACTTTGCAGAACAAGCAATAA
- a CDS encoding GlmU family protein translates to MNIVLFDDPALRANLLPLTYTRPVAEIRIGIMTIAEKWRFLSRDLVSYLTEGYLQAKFGQLVSQENNLYINGAVCPTAELLEQIRQLPVGATLYMDDMLVALNADSLEFRTVTELYHHTASNGNQVSASQVTVVRHLWDIFRQNGPQIRADFKLITHGRVSQPISDPHTVAYHAEDIFIEEGAIFKAAILNAENGPIYIGRNTQVQEGTVIRGPFAICEESVINMGGKMRGDVTIGPYCKVGGEISNCVFFGYANKAHDGFMGNSVVGEWCNLGADSNTSNLKNNYSNVKLWSIAQEKFEDTGLQFCGLIMADHAKCGINTMFNTGTVAGVGANVFGAGYPKNYIPSFTWGGVTESDTFQMPKFFEVAEKVLGRRNQQVTAEDRKIYHHIFDITRASRTWENE, encoded by the coding sequence ATGAACATTGTCCTGTTTGACGATCCTGCCCTGCGGGCCAACCTCTTGCCGCTTACTTATACCCGCCCGGTGGCGGAGATCAGGATTGGCATCATGACCATTGCTGAAAAATGGCGTTTCCTTTCCAGGGATCTGGTTTCTTACCTTACAGAGGGATACCTGCAAGCCAAGTTTGGGCAACTGGTGAGCCAGGAAAACAACCTTTACATAAACGGGGCGGTCTGCCCTACGGCCGAGTTGCTGGAGCAGATACGCCAGTTGCCGGTAGGCGCCACCCTGTACATGGATGACATGCTGGTAGCCCTCAACGCCGATTCCCTGGAGTTCAGGACCGTGACGGAACTGTACCATCACACCGCCTCTAACGGCAACCAGGTCAGTGCCTCGCAGGTAACGGTGGTGCGCCATCTCTGGGACATCTTCCGGCAGAACGGTCCTCAGATAAGGGCAGACTTCAAACTGATCACCCATGGCCGGGTAAGCCAGCCTATCTCTGACCCGCATACGGTAGCCTATCACGCAGAGGATATCTTCATTGAGGAAGGGGCCATTTTCAAAGCCGCTATTCTCAACGCCGAGAATGGACCTATCTACATTGGCCGCAATACCCAGGTGCAGGAAGGGACCGTGATCAGGGGCCCGTTCGCCATCTGTGAGGAAAGCGTTATTAACATGGGCGGCAAGATGCGCGGCGATGTGACCATCGGTCCGTATTGCAAAGTGGGCGGGGAGATCAGTAACTGCGTGTTCTTTGGCTACGCCAATAAGGCGCATGACGGGTTCATGGGTAACTCAGTGGTAGGGGAGTGGTGTAACCTGGGGGCAGACTCCAACACTTCTAACCTCAAAAACAACTACAGTAACGTAAAGCTCTGGAGCATTGCCCAGGAGAAGTTTGAAGACACCGGCCTGCAGTTCTGCGGCCTTATCATGGCAGACCATGCCAAATGCGGCATTAACACCATGTTCAACACCGGTACTGTGGCTGGGGTAGGGGCCAACGTGTTTGGGGCCGGGTACCCCAAAAACTATATTCCGTCCTTTACCTGGGGTGGGGTGACGGAGTCAGACACGTTCCAGATGCCTAAGTTCTTTGAGGTAGCGGAGAAAGTGCTGGGCCGCCGTAACCAGCAAGTGACCGCCGAAGACCGCAAGATCTACCATCATATTTTTGACATTACCCGCGCTTCCCGCACCTGGGAAAACGAGTAG
- a CDS encoding SDR family oxidoreductase, protein MKTILITGSNGLLGQKLVDLLHTEPNIKLIASSRGTNKLADIYPNVAFVAMDVTNAEQVEDVVANTQPTHIIHTAAMTNVDDCESQREECWKQNVDAVANLVKACEHHGVHLIHVSTDFIFDGENGPYTEEAEGHPVNFYGESKLAAEELVEQAACKWAILRTVLVFGIVHDYGRSNIVLWVKGSLEQGKQIKVVNDQLRTPTLAEDLAQGCWLAAKHDAQGIFNISGEELLTPHQMALQVADYFHLDKSLIEEVDGSIFSQPAKRPPRTGFDITKAKTKLGYQPHTFKESIAIVASQI, encoded by the coding sequence ATGAAAACCATCCTTATCACCGGTTCCAATGGCCTGCTGGGTCAGAAATTGGTAGACCTGCTCCACACCGAGCCTAACATTAAACTGATTGCCTCTTCTCGGGGCACCAACAAACTAGCTGATATCTACCCGAATGTGGCCTTCGTGGCCATGGACGTAACCAATGCCGAGCAGGTAGAAGATGTAGTAGCCAACACGCAGCCCACGCACATCATCCATACGGCGGCCATGACCAACGTAGATGACTGCGAAAGCCAACGCGAGGAGTGCTGGAAACAGAACGTAGACGCGGTAGCCAACCTGGTAAAGGCTTGTGAGCACCACGGCGTGCACCTGATCCACGTGTCTACAGACTTTATCTTTGACGGCGAGAACGGACCTTACACCGAGGAGGCCGAAGGCCATCCGGTCAACTTCTACGGGGAGAGCAAACTGGCCGCCGAGGAACTGGTGGAGCAGGCCGCCTGCAAGTGGGCCATTCTGCGCACGGTGCTGGTGTTTGGTATTGTGCATGACTACGGCCGCTCCAACATTGTGCTGTGGGTGAAAGGCAGCCTGGAACAGGGCAAGCAGATTAAAGTGGTGAATGATCAACTGCGCACGCCAACCCTCGCCGAGGACCTGGCCCAGGGCTGCTGGCTGGCCGCCAAGCATGACGCCCAAGGCATCTTCAACATCTCCGGCGAAGAACTGCTTACCCCGCACCAGATGGCCCTGCAGGTTGCTGATTATTTCCACCTGGACAAAAGCCTGATTGAGGAAGTAGACGGTTCCATCTTCTCGCAGCCCGCCAAACGCCCGCCGCGCACCGGTTTTGATATCACCAAAGCCAAAACCAAGCTGGGCTACCAACCACATACTTTCAAAGAGAGTATTGCTATTGTAGCTAGCCAGATCTAG
- a CDS encoding ComEA family DNA-binding protein, producing the protein MLNRFLHAIKTYFSFSQRELNQFLVLIFLMLALLVAPFFLFQEDEPYDPKTDQQILDSLVVQLDTKAEEAAAVRTEKYRAREIKLYRFNPNQLTMEQWQELGLNKYIAQRILNYRAKAGDFKSKAQLQKIYGLPDSLFQRWYPYIDLPDEGAGYARTNSGGASFSGSFPENRPKTGYARKRWELQPFDLNTADTSALKQIRGIGSKLSARIISFRDKMGGFHTEEQVNEVYGLTPEVADSVKKYGFIGKAFQPRKLNLNVATFEELRQHPYIGYALARAIVSYRTQHGPYGTVEDLRKIKVLQEPAFQRMQPYLSVQ; encoded by the coding sequence ATGCTGAACCGCTTCCTCCATGCCATTAAGACGTATTTCTCGTTCTCGCAGCGGGAGCTAAACCAGTTCCTGGTCTTGATCTTTCTAATGCTGGCATTACTGGTGGCACCCTTTTTCCTGTTCCAGGAAGACGAGCCCTATGACCCCAAAACCGATCAGCAGATATTAGATAGCTTGGTGGTGCAACTGGATACCAAAGCGGAGGAGGCAGCGGCGGTCAGAACCGAAAAATACCGGGCCAGGGAAATCAAACTTTACCGGTTCAACCCCAACCAATTAACGATGGAGCAATGGCAGGAACTGGGCCTGAACAAGTACATCGCGCAGCGAATCTTGAATTACCGCGCCAAGGCCGGCGATTTCAAGAGCAAGGCGCAACTGCAGAAGATTTACGGCCTGCCAGACTCCCTCTTCCAGCGGTGGTACCCTTATATTGACTTACCTGATGAAGGCGCAGGTTACGCCCGGACCAATTCAGGCGGTGCGTCGTTTTCGGGGTCTTTTCCGGAAAACAGGCCCAAAACAGGATATGCCCGCAAACGATGGGAACTGCAGCCCTTTGACCTGAACACCGCAGATACCTCGGCCCTTAAGCAGATCAGGGGCATTGGCAGCAAGCTGTCGGCGCGTATTATCAGTTTCCGGGATAAGATGGGTGGCTTCCACACAGAGGAGCAAGTCAATGAGGTCTACGGGCTTACGCCGGAGGTGGCAGACAGCGTGAAAAAGTATGGGTTCATTGGCAAGGCTTTCCAGCCCCGCAAGCTCAACCTGAATGTGGCCACCTTTGAGGAGCTTCGGCAGCACCCCTATATTGGCTATGCGCTGGCCCGCGCCATTGTGAGTTACCGCACCCAGCACGGCCCTTACGGTACGGTGGAGGATCTCAGGAAAATCAAGGTACTTCAGGAGCCCGCCTTCCAGCGAATGCAGCCTTACCTAAGTGTGCAATAA
- a CDS encoding ABC transporter ATP-binding protein, giving the protein MKKEAAVIDRNTKVISIRGLVKSFGDLHVLRGVDLDLYKGENLVVLGKSGTGKSVLIKIISGLLTQDAGMVNVLGKEVSQLKGRELDQLRLKIGFSFQNSALYDSMTIRQNLEFPLVRNRRDMTKGEVNKMVEIVLDAVGLSQTINQMPSELSGGQRKRIGIARTLILQPEIMLYDEPTAGLDPITCIDINNLINEVQARFHTSSIIITHDLTCAKMVGDRVVMLLDGQFQRQGTFEEVFATDEERVRLFHDYNFID; this is encoded by the coding sequence ATGAAGAAAGAAGCGGCAGTAATAGACAGAAATACCAAGGTCATCTCCATCAGGGGACTGGTGAAATCGTTTGGTGACCTGCACGTGCTTAGGGGCGTGGACCTGGACCTGTACAAAGGCGAGAACCTGGTGGTGCTGGGCAAATCCGGTACCGGGAAATCGGTGTTGATCAAGATTATCTCAGGGCTGCTCACCCAGGATGCCGGTATGGTGAACGTGCTGGGAAAAGAAGTAAGCCAGCTGAAAGGGCGCGAGCTGGACCAGTTGCGGCTCAAGATTGGGTTCTCCTTCCAGAACAGCGCCCTATATGACAGCATGACCATCAGGCAGAACCTGGAGTTCCCGCTGGTGCGCAACCGCCGCGACATGACCAAGGGAGAGGTAAACAAAATGGTGGAGATTGTGTTGGATGCCGTAGGGCTGTCGCAGACCATTAACCAGATGCCGTCTGAGCTTTCTGGGGGGCAGCGCAAGCGGATTGGTATTGCCCGCACGCTCATCCTTCAGCCCGAGATCATGCTATATGATGAGCCCACCGCCGGTCTTGACCCTATTACCTGTATTGATATTAACAACCTGATCAATGAGGTGCAGGCCCGTTTCCATACCTCGTCTATTATCATTACCCATGACCTTACCTGCGCCAAAATGGTGGGAGACCGCGTGGTCATGCTTTTAGACGGGCAGTTTCAGCGCCAAGGCACGTTTGAAGAGGTGTTCGCCACCGATGAGGAACGGGTGAGATTATTCCATGATTACAATTTTATAGACTAA
- the hemC gene encoding hydroxymethylbilane synthase, which yields MEAATTTPVRIGTRGSRLALWQAHHVADTLRAAGMEVEIITITTKGDLVLDKSLDKIGAKGVFTEELEESLRDGSIDIAVHSAKDVQSTIPEDLELLAFMEREKVHDVVISFNPLFKLGEGKQVIGTSSTRRRSMLKRFYPNVITAECRGNLQTRIQKLKDGQYDAILLAYAGVARMQYDHMIAQHLPLDTFIPAAGQGSVAIECAKNLPLERKLDLKLALDHKPTHICLAAERAYLRTMEGGCSIPTFALATLAGEQVNLQAGIISLNGEELILETLSAHISQAEVLGEQLAHAVLSRGGDRILESIRKEKA from the coding sequence ATGGAAGCAGCAACTACAACTCCCGTTCGCATTGGTACCCGCGGAAGCCGCCTGGCCCTGTGGCAAGCCCACCACGTGGCCGACACCCTGCGCGCCGCGGGCATGGAGGTAGAGATCATCACCATCACAACCAAAGGCGACCTGGTCCTGGACAAGTCATTGGATAAGATTGGCGCTAAAGGCGTGTTCACAGAGGAGCTGGAGGAAAGCCTGCGCGACGGAAGCATTGACATTGCCGTGCACAGCGCCAAAGACGTGCAGTCCACCATCCCCGAGGACCTGGAGCTGCTGGCCTTTATGGAACGCGAGAAAGTGCACGACGTGGTTATCTCCTTTAACCCACTGTTCAAGCTGGGCGAGGGAAAGCAGGTGATTGGCACCTCCTCCACCCGCCGCAGGTCCATGCTCAAGCGCTTTTACCCCAACGTGATCACCGCTGAGTGCCGCGGAAACTTGCAGACCCGCATCCAGAAACTCAAAGACGGCCAGTATGACGCCATTCTGCTGGCCTATGCCGGCGTGGCCCGCATGCAGTATGACCACATGATTGCCCAACACCTGCCACTGGATACCTTTATTCCGGCCGCCGGGCAGGGCAGCGTGGCCATTGAGTGCGCCAAAAACCTTCCCTTAGAACGCAAGCTGGACCTGAAACTGGCCCTGGACCACAAGCCTACCCATATCTGCCTGGCCGCCGAGCGCGCATACCTGCGCACCATGGAAGGCGGCTGCAGCATCCCTACCTTCGCGCTGGCCACCCTGGCCGGTGAGCAGGTGAACCTGCAGGCCGGCATCATCAGCTTGAATGGCGAAGAGCTCATCTTAGAGACTCTCTCGGCCCATATCAGCCAGGCAGAAGTACTGGGTGAGCAGTTGGCCCACGCGGTGCTGAGCCGCGGCGGCGACCGTATTCTGGAATCCATCAGAAAGGAGAAAGCATAA